A single window of Rhipicephalus microplus isolate Deutch F79 chromosome 5, USDA_Rmic, whole genome shotgun sequence DNA harbors:
- the mRpL19 gene encoding mitochondrial ribosomal protein L19 isoform X1 — MYNCMLFFFFISYLILEAPANMAACRVLTSLCRRVYLQKPCCRFLAVQSPQPSDAQAENVVIDKKNRSKLPDKLVDYRFIYPEFLPDTDFSLRNAIREKLERKDMLNRRSVIEIPEFYVGSIMAVTVSDNNAPGKQNRFVGICIMRHGVGMRHQFTLRNVIEHQGVEIMYDLYSPLLLKIEVLRLEKRLDEHLRYLRDAPLEYSTFPFDMEAQTHNEGAPVPINTLKVKLKPRPWLERWERQNLKGIQDLGLPQKFYDKAAAVATPWEKYDLMKQYRQVITEEDQLPIWEQVEQHRASVEDSQRRERRRKLLQKTKT, encoded by the exons ATGTACAATtgtatgctctttttttttttcatttcgtacCTCATTTTAGAGGCACCAGCAAACATGGCAGCGTGCAGGGTGCTCACGAGTTTATGCAGGCGTGTATACCTTCAAAAAC CATGTTGCAGGTTTCTCGCTGTGCAATCACCTCAGCCATCCGACGCCCAAGCGGAGAATGTCGTCATCGACAAGAAGAATCGTTCAAAGTTACCTGATAAACTTGTCGACTACAG GTTTATCTACCCGGAGTTCCTTCCAGATACAGACTTCAGCTTGCGAAATGCAATTAGAGAAAAGCTGGAGAGAAAGGACATGCTCAACCGGCGATCAGTCATCGAGATTCCGGAATTCTACGTGG GCTCTATCATGGCTGTCACAGTCTCGGACAACAATGCTCCTGGCAAGCAAAACCGCTTTGTCGGAATCTGCATCATGCGCCACGGTGTTGGCATGAGGCACCAATTTACGCTGCGAAATGTCATCGAACACCAAG GTGTCGAAATCATGTACGACCTGTACAGCCCTCTCCTGCTGAAGATAGAAGTGTTGCGACTGGAGAAGCGTTTGGATGAACACCTTCGCTACCTGCGAGACGCCCCGCTTGAGTACAGCACATTTCCCTTTGACATGGAGGCCCAGACTCATAATGAGGGAGCACCGGTGCCGATAAACACGCTCAAG GTAAAGCTGAAGCCGAGACCCTGGCTGGAGCGCTGGGAAAGACAGAACCTCAAAGGCATACAGGACCTCGGCCTGCCGCAGAAGTTCTACGACAAAGCAGCCGCTGTAGCGACGCCGTGGGAGAAATACGACCTAATGAAGCAGTACCGCCAGGTCATCACCGAGGAAGACCAGCTGCCCATATGGGAGCAAGTGGAACAGCACCGCGCGTCCGTTGAGGACTCACAGAGACGCGAGAGGCGGCGCAAGCTGCTTCAAAAGACCAAGACGTGA
- the mRpL19 gene encoding mitochondrial ribosomal protein L19 isoform X2, which produces MRVVANVLACCRFLAVQSPQPSDAQAENVVIDKKNRSKLPDKLVDYRFIYPEFLPDTDFSLRNAIREKLERKDMLNRRSVIEIPEFYVGSIMAVTVSDNNAPGKQNRFVGICIMRHGVGMRHQFTLRNVIEHQGVEIMYDLYSPLLLKIEVLRLEKRLDEHLRYLRDAPLEYSTFPFDMEAQTHNEGAPVPINTLKVKLKPRPWLERWERQNLKGIQDLGLPQKFYDKAAAVATPWEKYDLMKQYRQVITEEDQLPIWEQVEQHRASVEDSQRRERRRKLLQKTKT; this is translated from the exons ATGCGGGtcgttgcgaacgtgttgg CATGTTGCAGGTTTCTCGCTGTGCAATCACCTCAGCCATCCGACGCCCAAGCGGAGAATGTCGTCATCGACAAGAAGAATCGTTCAAAGTTACCTGATAAACTTGTCGACTACAG GTTTATCTACCCGGAGTTCCTTCCAGATACAGACTTCAGCTTGCGAAATGCAATTAGAGAAAAGCTGGAGAGAAAGGACATGCTCAACCGGCGATCAGTCATCGAGATTCCGGAATTCTACGTGG GCTCTATCATGGCTGTCACAGTCTCGGACAACAATGCTCCTGGCAAGCAAAACCGCTTTGTCGGAATCTGCATCATGCGCCACGGTGTTGGCATGAGGCACCAATTTACGCTGCGAAATGTCATCGAACACCAAG GTGTCGAAATCATGTACGACCTGTACAGCCCTCTCCTGCTGAAGATAGAAGTGTTGCGACTGGAGAAGCGTTTGGATGAACACCTTCGCTACCTGCGAGACGCCCCGCTTGAGTACAGCACATTTCCCTTTGACATGGAGGCCCAGACTCATAATGAGGGAGCACCGGTGCCGATAAACACGCTCAAG GTAAAGCTGAAGCCGAGACCCTGGCTGGAGCGCTGGGAAAGACAGAACCTCAAAGGCATACAGGACCTCGGCCTGCCGCAGAAGTTCTACGACAAAGCAGCCGCTGTAGCGACGCCGTGGGAGAAATACGACCTAATGAAGCAGTACCGCCAGGTCATCACCGAGGAAGACCAGCTGCCCATATGGGAGCAAGTGGAACAGCACCGCGCGTCCGTTGAGGACTCACAGAGACGCGAGAGGCGGCGCAAGCTGCTTCAAAAGACCAAGACGTGA